tctatataattgtgtgcttccaactttgtggcaacagtttggggaagacccacacatgggtgtgatggtcaggtgtccacaaacatttggctaCATAGTGTGGCTTGTTTGTCCTCACCAATTTGCCCATTGTAGCTTCCCCCGACTAGGATATGCGAGTCTTTGGGGTTATACTCCAGAGAGACGAGCGGAGAGACAGGTTTCAGGCTCAGCTCAGGTTTATTTGGGTtctctgaaaggaaaaaacagtcATCACCGAAAACACAGCAGGACTTATTAGttataaaaatcattaaattatgTTCACTGAAGTCATTAGAAGTGTCTGTATCATCTGTCTgttaaaatctgattaaaaatgttattgctTGATTACCTAAGACATCACATGCATGCAAATTAGTTTGATAGTTTCATAATAATCACCGTTACACAAACCACAGTCAATGATGTTTTTGCCATACCAATGTCCCAAATATAGGAGTCGTAACACATGTTTTTGCTGAATTTCTGAAACTCTAAAGAGGAGTAAGCCACAGCCAGCTTGCGGCCGCCATCAGGGTGCCATGACAGACTGGTGGCAGTACGCTTCACCTCGTTCGGGTCTCTGAACACAGACGATCAGAGAAGGAGTAGAAAATTAATGCCAGTTCTCATACAATCTCATCTGTCTTCAGGGACTCATCCAGGCAGAATCATTTCTAGCACCTTTGCCAATATGGAGTCATactcaataatcaataatgtcACCTGAACACATTGATGGTTTTAGCCGAGGGCTgctcctccatcacctccacTGCCGCCTCCTCCTCAAAGTACTCCTCATAGATATCAATGGCATTGTTCTGTCTGATACAGTGCTCCATGTGCTACAGTAGAGAGAAAGACCGGTCTGTGATGGAGAGATCCACCAGTTCCATAATCGTATTTGGTATAAATGACACCTTCTACTGAAcgtgcaaaaaaaatgtatcaaagaataatttttttaaaaaatcaaacaaaaacttACTGCAACAAATGTGTCcatcattaacactaacacagccaGCTGAGCATGCAGGTCCTGTAGCTCAACATTTCTGGATactatgtcattctttaataatttgcatatcagataTCATAAGTTTAAGCCATGCAGGCTGTTTTGTAACTGTGCTCACACTGAACAATGTGAATTTAATGCTGTGTTAACAAATCTAACCCAAACATCAGTCACAATCTGTCACTGAAGAGCAGTTACCTATTTCATTCTCCAGATTATTTGTTTAAACCCATTTAATCCATAAAACAAAAcgacacactcacactcccaaGCTGCATGATGGTGTTCACATAGTTCTCATCCTTCTCCACTTTCTTCCTGTAGCGAATGGTCTGTTCCATTTCTTGGGGATTGACATCTTTTGGCCATCCCCCCTCCACATGGTTTATGCCACATGTCTCAGAACCAAAGCGCTCTGTGTTCacctggaaagaaaaaaaaaaaaaacatgatgataAGCGACTAATGGCatactttatggccaaaagtttgtggccACCCAAATAGCAAACATCGCAATCATATGTGCATTTTGaacgtcccattccagatgtagtccccctgttgctgttataataaccttcactcttctggaaaAGCTTTTCACTATAtattggagtgtggctgtgaagatttgctcattcagccacaagagcattagtgaggtcaggcactgatgtcgggtgaggaggcctggctcGTAGCCGAAATGCCATTTCATCCCAACGGTgatcagtggagttgaggtcagggctctgtgcaggacactcgggTTCTTCAGCTCCAAacctggcaaaccatgtcttcatgaacctctgctttgtgcacaggagcattgtcatgctcgAACAGGTTTgagctccttagttccagtgaagggaaactataatgctacagcatacaaagacattctatacaattgtgtgcttccaactttgtggcaacagtttgggaaaagcccacatatgggtgtgatggtcagatgtctacaaacctttggccatatagtttatttACACTGAAGCAGGTTTATGGTAATAAGCATTTTAGAGCTTGTGTGCTGCTCTAGGATCTGCTCTCCCATTTAGATAAATAGCCTATAAAGCCTGAGATGAGGCATGGTGTAATGGAGCAATCATGGACTGTGTAGTAAAAGAGAGTCATGAACAGTGTTCTGGATGATTTCCTGTACTAACCTCATGCTCAGACATTTCCTGTGTGAACTGTATGGCTACATCACACGGATCTCGGGCTATAAAGTCGGCAGCGAGAGACGGGTCAGGCAGAATGTCCACATGCAGCTCAGCTGGCCGGTCCGAGAAGTTACACTGGCGACCAAACTCGCTGCGTTTCTTAGTGTACACATGCACAATCTCCATCGTGAATCCTACAAATCAATGTTCAGTGCAGTtaggtggatggagagatggacagagactGGCAAGAAGATGAcagacattgtcataaagcagttttacagaaatctggatggagatttagatttagatccctaatgagcaagtcataGGAGAttgtggcaagaaaaaaaaaaatctctgaaagAACAAGAGGagaaaaccttgagaggaaccagactcaaagggaaGGGAATATATCAAAGCCAGGTATATTTTATGAACTAAAAAACACTAATAACATAAGTGTTACTAACAGACCTGATATACTTGGTTATAAGTGACTAAACATTGATGTTTCATGGAGTAATGTGTGGAGCATGATTATTTAGCGACCTAAAGCAGAAAAGTTAAAGTAGCTGCACTAAGTTTTAATGTGAGTAAGCGTTTCAGAGCAGGATGTTAGCATCAGGTGCAGTTAAACGGTAGAGCTAGCCTGCTACCTCTGTAAGGAAACTGCGCTTATACAGAGCAAGGTTAAAAATGGCCAAGTTTCatcacagaaagacagaaaggttTTGCGCTGTGGAAGCCTTACCTGAGCTGTCACTTGCTAATATTAAGTAAACTTCtctatctcgctctctctctttcttttctagATTGAGATTATCACGAGTTCTCTCCGCTCTTTCATATTAGCCCCAGTAGTTTACTGTATCATAGcaacaagccccgcccactcccGGAAACGCAGCCTATTAAAGAACCAAAGCGTTCCAAGgctaaaggaaaaataaaataaaataaaataaaataaaataaaataaaataaaataaaataaaataaaataaaataaaataaaataaaataagataaaataaaataaaataaaataaaataaaataaaataaaataaaataaatttaatttaatttaatttaatttaatttaatttaatttaatttaatttaatttaatttaacatcgAAGGATTTGTGATTTGAagttgtaaagtgttaccacaATATTTgcagataaatatataaataatcagcAGTAATGAAAACTAGTCAACTAGTATCCTgagtataaatttatttatagatttctttttccattattttgaaattaaccctttcatgcataaattatttataatcatatccagattctttagttgttttttattccttcagATTGCATGTCACGTGAATTTTTGTAAATATCAGTGGATTGTCCATGCGTACAATACCATGAGTCAAAAAGGACACAACATTCTACctgaaatacataaataaaccttatactgtgtttataaataaaactgtgtaacattcaggtctaaaatatttaattctgaTAAACAAAATGATAGAATCTTTTTTCTATAGAtcaaaatatagcaatattcttGACATTGATGCAGTTTACTACTGTTGCATGCTTCAGCTGATTTTGGAGGTAAAACAAATATCTTCAAttaaaaagatatatttttggaaaaaataaaagccaCATATTACATAAAGCCACATAAcatagtttatttaatttgggATTTTATGTGTAGCTTTTGTAAAGATATTTTGAAAGATCTACCACAGACATGCTGCACTGAGTCAGAAAAAAGTGACTTGGAGGTGACagtttatattttcctaaaatagcCTTAAATAGATTACACTGGGAGTATGACACTGTATTACATCAtccttattattatcattattattattattattattattattattattattattatacttccATGCTATGATTTATATCAGTGCCCCTGCAGTTCACACCAAGCAATGATTCCCTGTACTCTCCCTCCCTcattcttgttgttgttgttcttcttccttctttccttccttccttatatGTTCTTCCTTTTAGACACAAAGTCTCAGTAGCTTTTTTCCTTGACAGCCAACACAAGTGATTATCTGTCATATTTAACAGTTTGTTATCTCATCTTGCTCCACTGGGCTTTtttcacttatcacttatagcaGAACCATACAGAATCAGGTACGTTTGTAAAATAACGTACAGTCCTGTTTAATTGGATTCAAGTTACTGCAGAGTGCATGAAGTGCTGTCATTTACACCCTCATTTACCAGCTGAAAGTTCTGGTGGGAAATTAAATACTAGTCATGGGAATTGTAGTCTCTCAACATGGTGGCATCAATCCTCAAATGTCACGTCTAGAATGGATAACTAAAGTCactttttgaaataaattaatgaatatcaAGAGTTCCGATGATATATTTGATACTAGAAAAGAAACACTGTGAGGTTAGTACTCATAGATTTAGCACAGTCTCATCTGGTGTAATCTAACTGCCATGCAAAGCTGGGAATACATGTTCATCTGTGTGGCTCGCTGCCAGCATTAAGTACATGAAGTTGTGGGGTAATATGGTCGATTCCCAGTGACAGCATAAGTCTATGCTTATTCTGTCTCTTACAAACAGTCATACAgatcacataaaataaaattttaaatttagatttgCTATTGGAGTGGTTTCTGTAATTAACAGCCAAATAGAAGCTTAAAAGCACTTATAATTCATGAACCACAGATTTCttaattttagaaaatatactatatactataatatactataatagtCTATATTTAGTTTAGGGACTAAAGTTTATCACTTTGCATCACAAAGATGCTGAATTTTGAAACTAACAATACCTCCCATAAATTCAGCCCCATCATTACAtagataacatttttttctttcttttaatactCATGTGACTTCTAATATAGGGATAAAGAGGATGGCAACTGCTCACCAGTGGCTTAAGAGCCACCATATGTCAAACACCCCCAGAAGGACCTCATCCTTCAGGCTTTCCAAAACATCCTGTACAGATTTACAGGGGAAAATCTGAGCTTGACATTAAGAACAGCACTGCTACATCAACATGAGCTTCAGCacagaagagagaggaaaaccTAACACACAGGACTATAGAGTCTACTTCAGTGAGTAACCTCATATCCTGTACTACATAGTTCAACAGCTTTTTAACttaatcatttatattcattGACATTATGGAGTATTATCTGTACAGATCATTTTAGGATCTATAATATTGTCTCAATCTGTTGTTTTCACCATCCGTCTTTTACTGATGTGTCATTCATACTCGAGACGGTTCTTTGAGCCAGTGAACAGGAGGAGTGCCAACttgcatacagtatatctgccatttttaatttctttttcctcttttctcctttttgtgGATATAGACAATGTAGTTATTCCTGCTGTGTAATCAAAATGTGTccatgaaaacttttttttaacatctggGCTGTTCATAAGCATAAATTGTGTGACACGTGTTTGACTCTTGGATATGTTTATGAGGCAGAATGACTGAGAGGATGCAGGGATGCTTACTGTATTTTCTGCACATTTGAAGTGCCTTGCTCATTTAACAATTATATAAATAGGTTTTTATAAAATCCAATGCTAAGTAATATTATTTTGTCAATGAGAAGAAAGATTCAGATTTACTGAGACAATTTCAGCAATGGTTAGGCAAAGATGAACAATCACTGgtcaaaatattgcaaaaatatatGTCCAATTTAGGGGAAAATAGCAATGAGCCATTTGGGATCTGAAAGAGCCAGTTCTTATTGTGAGCTGAATGAATGCCAAATGAATTCCCATCACGAATGTTAGTGCTCCTTAGTGCTGTAtagtgatatacagtatatgttatgATACTGTAGCTATTTAGCAGTGTTTAACAGAGACAGTACTGTGTTATAGATGAACAATAGCTTCCTTCATGGAAACAGACTCAAAGAATCATCAGTTTGTGACAGTAATGGTTCAGAGAATAGCGTTTTAAGACTCGGACACTCAGCCAAATAAAAGTAACCTCATATAATTAGTCATTAAAGACAGTTCTGATTTAAATGAATTCtgaattgatttaattaaattttaatttaatgacaaCTTTTTCCTTCTCATTATTTCAGACATCAATGTAAACATTTCATGTTTCAGGAGTAGCTTATTATTGATTGTCTATGCATGCTATCAGATCAGGTGATGAAACCAactctcttcacagaaaactcaGATGGGAAATACATATCTCCATTCCATGACATTTCCCTTTACGCAGATGAGGCCAAGGtatgtagatttttatttgaattcttTTGTTTTACATGCAATTGTTGAAATGTAAAGTGAACAACAGCTAACTAAATAATCCATTAATCACACTAATAAATATCTGTTCTGTCTGTAAGAAATGCAGAATAGTCTTCTATTAATATCTATTCTACTAATGATTCTTTCCATGTTCTTTTTACACTCTGCCaggattatatttatttataccctTTAAAACAGATTAAGTGGCATAAATagtgagaaagcagaaaaaaattgtgaaactACATACTTTACAACTTGCTAAGCTGCAAAAGTCATAATTTAATCTGTCATCGGGCTTCTGCTTAACAAACTTTTAACTGATTTTTACCAGAATATCTTCCATGCAGTTGTTGAGGTACCCAGATGGACAAATGCAAAGATGGAGGTATGGATCACTCTTACTGCTAGTGGATATCACTGATAGGAAGCATGATGGCTTGTCTGATAtctgtatattctgtatattttctgtattgCTTCCTGTGACaacattatagttttaaaaCCATGGCATGCCGTTCGGCTCTGATCAAACATCACCTGCAAATACAGAGTGATCTCTGTCACTCAGTCAGATGATTACATCACGTCTTGTACTCTTATCGGCAAGCTCATTAaagttttacacattttatagaAGCATTTCAACGCTGCATGAGTCAAGACCTTTATGATTGTATTATGCATTAGTTTAACCGTTATGTATTTGGGAACAAAAGTACACTGACTTTGAAAGATGACATACTTTTTAGAtctctaaaataatatcagaaaCATGATAATTGctatctattatttattaacattataattacttataattACTTAGATTGCGACCAGAGAACCACTGAACCCACTGAAGCAGGATGTGAAGAAAGGAAATCTGCgttatgtgtgtaatatatttccACATAAAGGCTACATATGGAACTATGGAGCTCTCCCTCAGGTCTGTTTGTAAACCATTTTACAAATGTAACATAGAAGATGTTTAAGTCAAACATACTTCTATTGGTGTGCAAAGGGAAAAGGACAGATTTATAGCCTTGGATTTATAGATTTAGAACTACTgaaatgataaattattaaaGCATTAGAATAGATGTGCTGCTGTTACCTGACTCACCTCAGAAAGCGTTTAATAATTAACATGAGTTGTATTTGGTGTGTTAGATGAGAAAAAGTACTAAACtatatgaaggttttttttttgtttttttttttaacatcttacAAAAGTGACAATGGGATTGTCATATACAATATTAACTACAATACAGTATGTAATTTCCTTTCAgtgattaaatatgtttattgtgtttgaTCTCAGTAAGTCCTGTTTTATCCTGTTCTTCTTCCTAGTCTCTTTCAGATGATTtgatttcctttctctttcatgTTAGACATGGGAGGATCCAGGACACACAGATGAAGACACAAAATGCTCTGGAGACAATGACCCCATTGATATGTGTGACATCGGTAACAAGGTAAAAGAAATTAGAATGATAAGGAAATGGGATTTAAGGAAATGGGATTAATACATTCTGTTTGTCAGTTCATTGATAAGAACAACAAATGGCATGTCTTctccagattaaaaaaaaaaggtgcaagCACAGATGAAATAAACTCTTAATCCCATAAACTACCAGGATTCATCAACAGAAGCAGACTTACAATCCTCACTCCTGTAACTTCATACAGATGGGTGATAAATTAAAGGAACAACAACATAAAGTttgttagtaaggtgttgggcctcCACAAGCTGcctgaacagcttcagtgcatctCGGCATAGATTCTGCAAGTCTTTGGAGCTGTACTGGAGAGATGAATAACactcttccaaaagatattccctcactAGGTGTTTTAGTGATGGTTGTAGAGTGCAGTGTTGAACAAGTCACTCAAAAATCTCCCAGTTgcgttgagatctggtgactgtagCAGGTCATAGCatattatttacatcattttcatcttcattaaaGCATTCAGTGAGTCCTAGTTCCCTGTGGATGTGGGCAGGGTCATCAtcgaagagaccactcccataaGGTTTCATCATAGAGATGTTTCCCTCTAATGGGATGATCGTTTTTTCTATTAATTTGTTACCTGTCTGCATTTTTCCTGGTAGTCTCCCTGTGtcactgaataatatgctttaacatGAACAACTAAACAACAAGCCAAGAGTTTCAGGGAATAAACATATGTCAACTTTCATACAATAGCAATTTATTCAACTATAAACAAAGAACCAGCTAGGCCAGAAATGAAGCCCTTAATTCTAGTAAATTTGTCAACAAATTATTTTCAGCTCATTTTCCTTTGAACACATTCTTGTCTGTCATTCTGATTGTTTAACCTCCTAAAATACCTCCCACTCATTTCTGCAGGTCTGCTCACATGGAGAAATCATCAGGGTGAAAGTGCTGGGAATCCTGGCACTGATAGATGAAGGAGAAACAGACTGGAAAGTGATCGTGATTAATGTTGAGGATCAGGAAGCTGATGACTTTAATGGTGAGCTTCTGAAGAAATGTCAATCTGAACTTACCAGGAACTCAGTTTCCAGCTCTGCATGTCATCATTTTTTACAGATATTGAGGATGTAAGGAGGCTTAAGCCGGGATACCTGGAAGCCACGGTGGACTGGTTCAGAATGTACAAACTACCAGATGGGAAACCTGAGAACCAGTTTGCATTCAATGGTGAATTCAAGAACAGGGTAAAGTGAATATATGCTTCATGTTGAAagacaaattttaaataatttttttaaaaagaaaagggtACCCTTTCACAGTTCACTTTGATTAACAAGATAACCTTTATTGTTTATTGCCAGGACTTTGCCATTAAGACCATAAAAGATACCCATGAGTATTGGAAGGCATTGATATTGAGCAAGACTAAAGCAAAGGAACTTAACTGGTATGGCAGCGAACAATCAACCATTCTCTACTAATATACACTTACATATTAATATAGTTTGAATAAGAATAAGGGAATGATATAGCAGAGGGGAAACTAAACACCATACACAGCAGAGTTAGTGGTTTGTATTATCTCTATATAATTGAACGAtttatagcatatatatatatatatatatatatactataaatcgttcaattatatatttttttatatatatttttttattctaggTTATCTTTATATACTACTCCATACCGTATATTCTGTTTATACATTGTATATTATCCATGGATAAATCTGGGCACTGTTGTATATACAGAGCGCATATCTCTTACATATATTTTTGACTAATActtatatagatttatatttatatacctaTTATAGTTTTTCTATTATAACTTAGTGTAATTACCATTCATATGTTACCTGCTCAATAACCTACTGCACATATATATTTACGTATTCAACTTGCACTTTGTTAACTTGCACTTTGTTAACTACTACTGTGCACAATAGTAGCACAATGCTACTAttttcatctatctatctaataagTGGCAACTAAGCACTACCAGAGAGCCAGTGTTTGGCTCTTGGGCCCCGTAACTACTCAATTAGATATTTAGACTGAATTCTGTCTTATTTCTTATAAAGACTTATCATCTCAGCTATCATAAAGAttgcttttcttcattttgggGTCTTTGACATGACAAGTCATGTGACATAGATCTGTTTGCTAACCCTGCAGAATCTGatgttaaattttttatttttccctctgTGGTGCTTCTGAACCATTCCACATTTTTACCAGTTTATGTTTAGGTAAATATATGATTCTATGACAAATAATGGTGTAACTGCCTTGTTAACTATTGTACTTGGGATAATAGGGTTAAAGTATTGTTTAACATCTCTTTGACATTTTGGTTTGAATCTTTTCTCTTTATGTCTAATGCATTCTCCAGCCTGAACACATGTGTCACAGACAGCCCATATGTCTGCTCTGGAGTGGAAGCCAAAGCCACTGTAGACTCAGTGAGTGTCTTACAATCAGAGCCCAACAGGGGGAGGACTTAAAATAATCATCTCTTGACATCAATGGACAtatagaaaaattaaacaattctACAAGAATATATCTCTAAATTCATTACCAATGTGTTACTGAAGATCTTAGTTAATAGTGAACAGGGAAATCATAATGTCATAATATTTTGTATCTCATGTTGAAATGAAAACTGCTTCATTATGCCAAGAATGTGTTAACAGAATAATATTTCTTTTCCCTCTCAGACAAGTGCATATGGTGCATCAGAGCCTATTCCTAGCTCAGGTATGTAAGCATGTAATCATTACTCTTTACATGAGATTCAGCCCTCACTGTTTTCCCCCAATGTGCAAAGCTAGCAAAACTGCATGTAACACTGatgcaaaaatgtttatttaaccaaCCCACAGACTAGCTTTATCTTCATTACACATTTCATTTCCAAAATGAATGCAACTGACAGGTTGATTTCACGGTTTTCATTTGATGACACTTATGCcattcatttctgtatttccaGCTGACAAATGGTTCTATTACAGCAAGTAAGCAACAAGACAACAGATGACAGATTACTAAATAAGAGGATGTACTTAGCTCACACAGATAATGTGATATATATGTAAGCCAATATGTATTTgagttttaatgattatttctataacattagaacatttttgtctcttttgcTTGAGTGTTGTTCTTGGCAATGTGTGTGCTCTAAAATAATACTGAGTATCTTTGGACTTAATACTTATACTGAGTATCTTTTGGATCagaaaaatgttgaataaaagcTTTACTTTTATGTTTGGAACAGTTGTCTATTTCTACAACAAATAGGTATTGtactgaagaaaataaaaaccttagaCACAGAGATAAACACATAATATAGGCAGTAAGGCTGAAGCTTTAACAACTTTGTcttattttgtaaattattattattattagtagtagtagaaataatagtagtagtagtagccgAAGTCGTAGTAGTAGTATTCTGACATAAAAGGCAGATACCTAAGCAACATTTGTTTGCTGTCTAGCAAAAAGTCTCAAAAAGTTTCGAAAAGTTTAACATAACTAACATAACATTAGGTTACATCTTATGAAGTATGTTACCCTCcactgatgtaaaaaaaaaaataataaaaattttttttttaaattaattaattaaattaaaaaatttcgAACAAGTTCGATCAGTGTTTGTTGTGTCACCTGTTTGTTGTTGTCAGTGGGGCTAGGGAATAGTGCACTTCTGTGTTAGGTAGATAAACTTGCTTGTTCCTGCAAATCTTTACTCTCGTTGTCAGTCCTAGCTGTTTgacaatgatgaaatgaaatgaattttcaTATTTCCCAGGGATTATTATTCAAACTACCACAAGATTTACCAAGATGCTCAGTTTCACATGCAcagaaggtcgtgagttcaaatcctggtgctgccactgctgggcccttgagcaaggcccttaaccctcaactgctcagttgtataaaaatgacaaatggaagttactctggataagggcgtctgccaaatgctgtaaatgtaatgtaaatgtaaaatgaaataaataaccacactgacaacaacaacagtaataataataataaaaaatgtcgTACTGGGCGGGGCTAAGTGTCACCCTAGTCTGAAGTATGGCCACCCAATATGGCGGACGTTTTTGATTCCTCCAGCACAGTAGATGGCGATAGAAAGTAAAACATGTCCCT
The sequence above is a segment of the Pangasianodon hypophthalmus isolate fPanHyp1 chromosome 12, fPanHyp1.pri, whole genome shotgun sequence genome. Coding sequences within it:
- the ppa1a gene encoding inorganic pyrophosphatase 2, mitochondrial, producing the protein MSFSTEERGKPNTQDYRVYFKNSDGKYISPFHDISLYADEAKNIFHAVVEVPRWTNAKMEIATREPLNPLKQDVKKGNLRYVCNIFPHKGYIWNYGALPQTWEDPGHTDEDTKCSGDNDPIDMCDIGNKVCSHGEIIRVKVLGILALIDEGETDWKVIVINVEDQEADDFNDIEDVRRLKPGYLEATVDWFRMYKLPDGKPENQFAFNGEFKNRDFAIKTIKDTHEYWKALILSKTKAKELNCLNTCVTDSPYVCSGVEAKATVDSTSAYGASEPIPSSADKWFYYSK